A region from the uncultured Macellibacteroides sp. genome encodes:
- a CDS encoding alpha-galactosidase, whose product MKKTILFLLFIQLVGINASYATIDECYAKLVSDTLSIGNNLIQRTFLWNNGNLITLNIIDKVNNQDWVNQNKIPDFFIPQSDNTSQKGSWKSEIVESPISPQYREVVVEYMVDQLQVKRVYRVYPDCPAIAVDTYLKGSATGSWIVENSNSIVSRNVLSQQNNIPVIDQISLDGKHWSVNAIEFLDASDNYNTLVQPYQGLSYNENTYRGNLLFFQNKEIDKGLFILKEAPCSNNQLAYPGADYITNFGSLKQIGLGIVSSDLQTDEWIKTYSSVTGVYAGDEIQQLTALRKYQKNVRSLQPDRDDMIVMNTWGDRGEISRITESFCLEQMKACANLGISHFQIDWGWQQGRSENRTNGRDVWKPNEKIFPEGFSSLVKKGKELGVELCLYLVPSLKYDNEAWEEDADALINLYKNYGIRIFKIDGQKIPSKIAEIRTQKMYDKVLKETNNEVVFNLDITAGPRGGYFFFNQYGNLFVENRYTDWGNYYPYWTLRNLWMLSKYVPAERLQVEFLNKWRNQNNYGNDPFAPSTYSLDYLFAITMAAQPLAFFDAGALPQKAFDQEGLIKRYRTIQHDFHNGIILPIGDEPSGKSWTGFQSMKKGEGYLLIFRELNSESSVQLKTYLESGASVELTPLFGDGKKSKQRVLKSGMISVSLPKKNSYVMYKYKTNK is encoded by the coding sequence ATGAAAAAAACTATTCTATTTCTTTTGTTTATCCAATTAGTCGGAATAAATGCTTCTTACGCCACGATTGATGAATGTTATGCCAAACTGGTTTCAGATACGTTATCCATTGGGAACAATCTGATACAGCGAACATTTTTGTGGAATAATGGAAACCTGATTACATTAAATATCATTGATAAAGTAAACAATCAGGATTGGGTTAACCAAAATAAAATTCCCGATTTCTTTATTCCTCAATCAGATAATACATCGCAAAAAGGTAGTTGGAAGTCTGAAATAGTTGAATCTCCCATATCTCCCCAATATAGAGAAGTTGTTGTGGAATATATGGTTGATCAGCTACAAGTTAAAAGAGTATACCGGGTATATCCCGACTGTCCGGCAATTGCTGTAGATACTTATCTGAAGGGATCCGCAACAGGTAGCTGGATAGTAGAAAATTCAAATAGTATAGTGTCGAGGAATGTTTTATCACAACAAAACAATATCCCCGTCATCGATCAGATCTCTTTGGATGGAAAGCATTGGTCGGTCAATGCTATTGAGTTTCTGGATGCTTCTGATAACTATAATACGTTAGTACAGCCTTATCAGGGATTATCTTATAATGAAAACACTTATAGGGGAAATTTACTCTTTTTTCAAAATAAGGAAATTGATAAAGGTTTATTCATATTAAAAGAAGCTCCGTGTTCGAATAATCAACTGGCATACCCCGGAGCAGATTATATTACAAACTTTGGCTCATTAAAACAAATAGGCTTAGGAATTGTTTCCTCCGATTTACAAACTGATGAATGGATAAAAACATATAGTTCGGTTACCGGGGTATATGCAGGAGACGAAATACAACAATTGACTGCGTTGCGTAAGTATCAAAAAAATGTGAGAAGCTTACAACCCGATCGGGATGATATGATTGTTATGAACACATGGGGAGACAGAGGAGAAATAAGCCGGATTACAGAGTCTTTTTGCCTGGAACAAATGAAAGCATGTGCTAATTTAGGAATTTCACATTTTCAGATTGACTGGGGATGGCAACAAGGCAGAAGTGAGAACCGGACGAATGGCAGAGATGTTTGGAAACCTAATGAAAAAATATTTCCTGAAGGATTTTCTTCCCTTGTAAAAAAAGGAAAAGAATTGGGCGTGGAATTATGTCTTTATCTGGTACCTAGTCTTAAATATGATAATGAAGCCTGGGAAGAAGATGCGGATGCACTGATTAATTTATATAAAAATTATGGTATTCGGATATTTAAAATAGACGGGCAAAAAATTCCTTCTAAGATTGCGGAAATACGAACCCAAAAGATGTATGACAAGGTCCTGAAAGAAACAAATAATGAGGTCGTGTTTAATTTGGATATTACGGCGGGACCAAGAGGCGGCTACTTCTTCTTTAATCAGTATGGCAACTTATTTGTTGAGAACAGATATACAGATTGGGGTAACTATTATCCGTATTGGACTTTGAGAAATCTTTGGATGCTCTCAAAATATGTCCCGGCTGAACGGCTGCAGGTAGAGTTTCTTAATAAATGGAGGAATCAAAACAACTATGGAAATGATCCTTTTGCACCATCTACCTATTCTTTAGATTACTTGTTTGCCATTACAATGGCTGCACAGCCGTTAGCCTTCTTTGATGCAGGCGCATTACCCCAAAAAGCGTTTGATCAGGAAGGTTTAATTAAGCGGTATAGAACAATTCAGCACGATTTTCATAATGGGATTATTCTGCCTATCGGGGATGAACCCTCAGGGAAATCATGGACAGGATTTCAATCTATGAAAAAAGGTGAAGGGTATCTGTTAATCTTCAGAGAACTAAATTCAGAATCGTCTGTACAACTAAAAACCTACTTAGAATCGGGGGCGTCCGTTGAACTTACACCCTTGTTTGGAGATGGAAAAAAGTCAAAGCAACGGGTTTTAAAATCAGGGATGATATCAGTATCCTTGCCTAAAAAGAATAGTTATGTAATGTATAAATACAAAACAAATAAGTAA
- a CDS encoding DMT family transporter produces the protein MREAFIKLHLSILLAGFTGILGKLISLSEGVLVWYRMLLTSLILLLILLIGKKLRKVSFRDFLKMAGVGLLLALHWLFFFGSIKASNVSIGVVCFSVTGFFSAIFEPLFGRRKISFRELLYSVVAVLGILLIFQFDMRYRYGIMLGVVSSALAALYTISNKKVGSMAPSSSILLYEMIGGVTFLSCVLPLFLYFSPQEYLIPNALDFIYLLLFAFFCTICMNILQIQALKSISAFTMNLSYNLEPVYSIILAMIIFGEAKDLNLAFYAGLSLIVFSVFLQMGSVIKQRKVK, from the coding sequence ATGAGGGAGGCTTTTATAAAACTACATCTTTCAATTTTGCTCGCCGGCTTTACCGGTATTCTGGGGAAGTTGATTTCGCTAAGTGAAGGGGTGTTGGTATGGTACCGGATGTTACTTACTTCGCTGATTTTATTGCTGATTTTGTTGATTGGAAAGAAGTTGAGGAAAGTTTCTTTCCGTGATTTTCTGAAGATGGCTGGTGTGGGACTTTTGCTCGCTCTTCACTGGTTGTTCTTTTTTGGAAGTATTAAGGCGTCCAATGTTTCAATCGGGGTAGTCTGCTTTTCGGTAACAGGATTCTTTTCTGCCATCTTTGAACCCTTGTTTGGACGCCGGAAGATTTCTTTCCGGGAACTGCTTTACAGTGTGGTGGCTGTGCTTGGCATTTTACTTATTTTTCAGTTTGATATGAGGTATCGTTACGGAATAATGTTGGGCGTTGTTTCTTCGGCACTCGCTGCGTTATATACCATTAGCAATAAAAAGGTGGGGAGTATGGCTCCTTCTTCTTCTATTTTGCTTTATGAGATGATCGGAGGGGTGACTTTTCTGAGTTGCGTGCTTCCCTTATTTCTTTACTTCTCACCTCAGGAGTATCTCATTCCCAATGCGCTCGATTTTATTTATCTGTTGCTGTTTGCCTTTTTCTGTACGATATGTATGAATATTTTGCAGATACAGGCGCTGAAGAGTATCTCGGCATTTACCATGAACTTAAGTTATAATCTGGAACCAGTGTATAGTATTATTTTGGCGATGATTATTTTTGGTGAGGCAAAAGACCTTAATCTTGCTTTTTATGCCGGACTTTCGTTGATTGTCTTTTCTGTGTTTTTGCAGATGGGCAGTGTGATAAAGCAGCGAAAGGTAAAGTAA
- a CDS encoding sulfatase, which translates to MEKRQAVFLAGVTALAATASSCQAKQKAADDKPLNIVFIMTDDHSLQTISAYDKRFIQTPNIDRIANEGVLFANSFVANSISGPSRACMLTGKHSHKNGFIDNNHKFDGAQQTFPKLLKAAGYQTAVVGKWHLTSNPTGFDYWNILVGQGDYYNPFFIDNGVKKQIEGYATNITTDIALDWLSNKRDKSKPFCLLLHHKAPHRTWMPDTCDLGIYDNKTFPLPANFYDNYEGRTAAAQQEMSIINDMDEVYDLKMADKENEVRTNSADLESAGRRMYNRMNPDQKAAWDKYYDSIIKDFKEKNRTGKELAEWKYQRYMHDYLSVIHSVDRNIGVVLKYLEDNNLLENTLIVYTSDQGFYMGEHGWFDKRFMYEESFRTPLFMRLPGGKKGTVKQLVQNIDYAPTFLELAGVKIPEDIQGQSLLPLLKGKNPADWRKSLYYHFYEYPGEHAVKRHYGVRNERYKLIHFYNDIDVWELYDLKEDPSEMKNLYGKTGYEKITSKLKEDLIKLQTQYDDSIESQLSK; encoded by the coding sequence ATGGAAAAAAGACAAGCAGTATTTCTGGCCGGAGTTACAGCCCTTGCGGCAACAGCCTCCTCTTGCCAGGCAAAACAAAAAGCAGCAGATGACAAACCATTGAATATTGTCTTTATTATGACAGACGATCATTCGCTGCAAACGATAAGTGCTTACGACAAACGCTTTATCCAAACACCAAACATCGATCGTATTGCCAACGAAGGGGTTCTTTTCGCAAACAGTTTCGTAGCCAACTCTATCAGCGGTCCAAGCCGGGCATGTATGCTTACAGGTAAACACAGTCACAAAAACGGATTTATCGATAACAACCATAAATTCGACGGAGCACAGCAAACTTTCCCCAAGTTACTGAAAGCAGCTGGTTACCAGACTGCCGTAGTTGGAAAATGGCATCTCACTTCCAATCCAACCGGGTTCGATTACTGGAATATTCTTGTCGGACAAGGAGATTATTATAATCCCTTTTTTATTGATAATGGAGTGAAAAAGCAAATAGAAGGATATGCTACAAACATCACCACCGATATCGCACTGGACTGGCTTAGCAACAAACGTGACAAAAGTAAACCGTTCTGTCTGCTTCTTCATCATAAGGCGCCGCACCGGACATGGATGCCAGACACTTGCGATTTAGGAATCTATGACAACAAGACTTTCCCTCTGCCAGCAAACTTTTACGACAACTACGAAGGGCGTACCGCAGCTGCACAGCAGGAAATGAGCATTATAAACGACATGGACGAGGTGTACGACCTGAAAATGGCCGACAAAGAAAATGAAGTCCGAACGAATAGTGCCGACCTCGAAAGTGCGGGTCGTAGAATGTACAACCGAATGAACCCAGATCAGAAAGCAGCTTGGGACAAATATTACGATTCTATTATCAAGGATTTCAAAGAAAAGAATCGGACAGGCAAAGAGCTGGCTGAATGGAAATATCAACGATACATGCACGACTACCTGAGCGTGATTCACTCGGTAGACCGCAACATTGGGGTTGTTTTAAAATACCTGGAAGACAACAATCTGCTTGAAAACACACTGATTGTCTACACGTCAGATCAGGGATTCTATATGGGTGAACACGGTTGGTTCGACAAACGTTTCATGTACGAAGAGTCTTTCCGCACACCTCTGTTTATGCGCCTGCCCGGAGGTAAAAAAGGAACTGTAAAACAGCTGGTTCAAAATATAGACTACGCTCCTACCTTCCTTGAACTTGCAGGTGTGAAAATTCCGGAAGATATTCAAGGACAATCGCTTCTCCCACTGCTTAAAGGAAAAAATCCTGCCGACTGGAGAAAATCTCTTTACTATCACTTTTATGAATATCCGGGCGAACACGCTGTGAAACGTCATTACGGGGTACGAAACGAGCGTTACAAACTCATTCATTTCTACAACGACATCGATGTATGGGAACTCTACGACCTGAAAGAAGATCCAAGCGAAATGAAAAATCTTTACGGAAAAACAGGATACGAAAAAATAACGTCTAAGCTCAAAGAGGATCTTATAAAATTGCAAACGCAGTATGACGATTCAATCGAGAGTCAGCTTTCTAAATAA